One region of Flavobacterium sp. KACC 22763 genomic DNA includes:
- a CDS encoding polysaccharide lyase has product MQNIFPNRTLKRTFMALSFCSLVSSAYAQYPVIPKPVQEKADAILADEEKRLSEIWNANLHVIKEEAKQGKPYLPWASYPKDFVFADIPAFPGAEGGGAYTQGGRGGKIFVVTSLEDSGKGTFREACEAVGARTIVFNVSGIIQLKKRISMRAPYVTIAGQTAPGDGICIAGETLEIDTHDVIIRHMRFRRGATEVTRRDDALGGNPMGNIIIDHCSVSWGLDENISLYRHQFAANAKSKLEKLPACNITIQNTISSEGLDTYNHAFGSTIGGLNSTFMRNLWADNISRNASIGMYGDFNFVNNVVFNWWNRTLDGGDYRSMLNIINNYFKPGPITPQNEPIAHRIVKPESGYIEPKQYGRAYVSGNFIVGSPEVTADNWNGGVQLENLPEAETKEFLAAIKQPKPFSMPKFNIMSAEEAYDFVLMNVGATIPKRDAVDERIIKQVKTGKIEVKDGLENNIGKEYIKRRLPADSYKKGIITHPDQVGGYPTYKGKAYKDSDNDGIPDAWEKKYGLNPNDASDANKDANGDGYTNIEKYFNGIDPTSKTDWTKIENNTDTLAKLKALLQ; this is encoded by the coding sequence ATGCAAAATATTTTTCCAAACCGTACTTTAAAGAGAACATTTATGGCGTTGTCATTTTGTTCACTTGTTTCATCGGCGTATGCCCAATATCCCGTAATTCCAAAACCTGTTCAGGAAAAAGCAGATGCGATTTTAGCTGATGAAGAAAAAAGGCTAAGCGAAATCTGGAATGCTAATCTTCATGTAATAAAAGAAGAAGCAAAACAAGGAAAACCTTATTTACCTTGGGCATCCTATCCAAAGGATTTTGTTTTTGCCGATATTCCTGCTTTCCCAGGTGCTGAAGGCGGTGGCGCATATACACAAGGCGGACGTGGCGGAAAAATATTTGTGGTTACAAGTTTAGAAGACAGCGGAAAAGGAACTTTTCGTGAAGCCTGTGAAGCTGTTGGAGCAAGAACAATCGTTTTTAATGTTTCGGGAATCATTCAGCTGAAAAAAAGAATCAGCATGCGTGCGCCTTACGTAACCATCGCTGGACAAACTGCTCCAGGTGATGGAATCTGTATCGCTGGAGAAACTTTAGAAATCGATACTCATGACGTGATTATTCGTCACATGCGTTTCCGTCGTGGCGCTACAGAAGTTACAAGAAGGGATGATGCATTGGGCGGAAATCCAATGGGAAATATCATCATAGATCACTGTTCAGTAAGCTGGGGATTAGACGAAAATATCTCTTTATACAGACATCAGTTTGCAGCTAATGCAAAATCAAAGTTGGAAAAATTACCAGCTTGTAATATCACGATTCAAAACACTATTTCATCAGAAGGTTTAGATACGTATAATCACGCTTTCGGAAGTACAATTGGCGGATTAAATAGTACTTTTATGCGCAACTTATGGGCCGACAACATTTCTAGAAACGCTTCTATCGGAATGTATGGCGATTTTAATTTTGTGAATAACGTAGTATTTAATTGGTGGAATCGTACACTTGATGGCGGTGATTATCGTTCGATGTTGAATATCATCAACAATTATTTCAAACCGGGGCCAATAACGCCACAAAACGAGCCTATTGCTCATAGAATTGTAAAACCAGAATCGGGTTATATTGAGCCAAAACAATACGGAAGAGCTTATGTTTCAGGAAACTTTATTGTTGGTTCTCCAGAAGTTACAGCAGACAACTGGAATGGCGGTGTGCAATTGGAAAACCTTCCAGAAGCGGAAACGAAAGAATTTTTAGCAGCAATCAAACAGCCAAAACCATTCTCAATGCCAAAATTCAATATCATGTCGGCAGAAGAAGCTTATGATTTTGTTTTGATGAATGTTGGAGCAACAATTCCAAAAAGAGATGCTGTTGATGAAAGAATTATCAAACAGGTTAAAACTGGAAAAATCGAAGTAAAAGACGGCTTAGAAAATAATATCGGAAAAGAATATATTAAAAGAAGATTACCAGCTGACTCTTATAAAAAAGGAATCATTACACACCCAGATCAAGTTGGCGGATATCCAACTTACAAAGGAAAAGCCTATAAAGATTCAGATAATGACGGAATTCCAGATGCTTGGGAAAAGAAATACGGTTTAAATCCGAATGATGCTTCAGATGCGAATAAAGATGCAAACGGAGATGGATATACGAATATCGAAAAGTATTTTAACGGAATAGATCCAACTAGTAAAACAGACTGGACGAAAATCGAAAATAATACGGATACTTTAGCGAAGCTGAAAGCATTGCTACAATAG
- a CDS encoding DUF6298 domain-containing protein yields MNFIQFINTISLQKDKIVLSGLAMLFSINITAQNNFPDIIKTKEGKLSFTTDNQGNQIPDFSFAGYRNSEVAIPNLDNKIFVSQQEEDATQKIQNAIDYVSSLKPDKSGFRGAVLLDKGTFKISGTLYIRKSGVVLRGSGNSENGTVLLGTGLEREALIKILGVNDKVCKDSFEFANAYTPLGTQRIQLKNTSKLKVGDEIEISKPLTDNFIKEVNMQDFGGETSWIGWKKGDWTTTWNRVVTKINGNEVIVNAPITMSLDDVFGTSKVTVYSWQGRIENNGIENILIKSTYNPLNLKDEEHRWQAISIENTRNAWVKQVNFKHFAGGAVTVLKTSQQITVEDCIATEPISEIASFRRHTFYTEGQQTLFQRCYSEFGYHDFAVGGFGTTGPNAFVQCESHLPFENSGAIGSWATGVLFDIANIDGKALSYNNREQGGRGAGWTAANSVIWESSASKVECYSPPTAQNWAFGVWGQFGGNGHWKNVNEHISPRSLFFTQLEARLGKLPVQPFIYDLGSEASSSPSVEVAAELTKNSATTAKGLQELIVEASKANLINTDSKGLKNANDLKIAPNKTEKSTSKVTTENGWLTFEGKVIAGKQTNVAWWRGDLSDDFVKKSTPHITRFVPGRTGNGLTDKVQETVDYLTKNNIVALEHNYGLWYDRRMDDHERVRRIDDDVWPPFYEQPFARSGQDLAWDHLSKYDLTKFNDWYWSRLAQFATLAEPNGQLLINQQYFQHNILEAGAHWASSPWRSANNVNSTGFPEPPPYAGDKRIFMAEQFYDITNAQRRKLHEGFIRKSFENFQENSNVIQLTSAEYTGPLHFMEFWLDQAQKWKDETGKKGLIGLSATKDVQDAILNDAKRVKTVDVIDIRYWYYKEDGSTYAPQGGVNLAPRQHARKLKTGKETDNQVYRAVREYREKYPEKVILYSTDGSSRFGWPALMAGASLPNIPKIELPQFYSALSEMKLVDGNTFSDNLWKLENKGKSYLFYLKNDQDITIDLANEKGIFEVFTINASTGNITKKANISGGKQVTIPQAEIKEKVLFVVKK; encoded by the coding sequence GTGAATTTTATCCAATTTATAAATACAATCTCCCTTCAAAAAGATAAAATAGTTTTGTCTGGTTTGGCGATGCTTTTCAGTATAAACATCACAGCCCAAAACAATTTTCCAGATATCATAAAAACCAAAGAAGGAAAACTTTCTTTTACAACCGATAATCAAGGAAACCAAATCCCAGATTTTTCTTTCGCAGGATATAGAAACTCTGAAGTTGCCATTCCGAATTTGGATAACAAAATTTTTGTTTCGCAGCAAGAAGAAGATGCAACACAGAAAATCCAAAATGCGATTGATTATGTAAGTTCTCTTAAACCAGATAAATCAGGTTTTCGTGGAGCAGTTTTGTTAGACAAAGGAACTTTCAAAATCAGTGGAACATTATATATCAGAAAGTCGGGAGTAGTTTTAAGAGGAAGCGGAAATTCCGAAAACGGAACTGTACTTTTAGGAACAGGTTTAGAAAGAGAAGCTTTAATTAAAATTTTAGGCGTAAACGATAAAGTGTGTAAAGATTCATTTGAATTCGCAAATGCATATACACCACTTGGAACACAGAGAATTCAATTAAAAAATACTTCAAAATTAAAAGTTGGAGACGAAATCGAAATCAGCAAACCTTTAACCGATAATTTCATTAAAGAAGTAAACATGCAGGATTTCGGTGGAGAAACCTCTTGGATTGGTTGGAAAAAGGGAGACTGGACAACAACTTGGAATAGAGTCGTGACCAAAATAAACGGAAACGAGGTAATCGTAAATGCTCCAATCACAATGTCTTTGGATGATGTTTTCGGAACTTCAAAAGTAACTGTTTATTCTTGGCAGGGAAGAATTGAAAATAACGGAATTGAAAATATCCTAATAAAATCAACTTACAATCCTTTAAATTTAAAAGATGAAGAGCACAGATGGCAGGCGATCAGCATCGAAAATACCAGAAATGCTTGGGTAAAACAAGTTAATTTCAAACATTTTGCAGGCGGAGCTGTTACAGTTTTAAAAACAAGTCAGCAAATTACAGTTGAAGATTGTATTGCCACAGAACCTATTTCTGAAATCGCATCATTCAGAAGACATACTTTTTACACAGAAGGTCAGCAGACACTTTTCCAACGTTGTTATTCAGAATTTGGATATCATGATTTTGCTGTAGGCGGATTTGGTACAACAGGCCCAAATGCTTTCGTACAATGCGAATCACATTTGCCATTCGAAAACAGCGGCGCAATCGGAAGTTGGGCAACAGGAGTTTTATTTGACATTGCCAATATCGACGGAAAAGCATTAAGCTATAACAACAGAGAACAAGGCGGAAGAGGCGCTGGATGGACAGCAGCCAATTCTGTAATCTGGGAATCTTCAGCTTCAAAAGTAGAATGTTATAGTCCGCCAACAGCACAAAACTGGGCTTTTGGAGTTTGGGGACAATTTGGTGGAAATGGACACTGGAAAAACGTAAACGAACATATCAGTCCAAGAAGTTTATTCTTCACACAGCTAGAAGCCAGATTAGGAAAACTTCCAGTTCAGCCTTTTATCTATGATTTAGGTTCAGAAGCTTCTTCAAGTCCGAGTGTAGAAGTTGCTGCAGAATTAACTAAAAACTCAGCAACGACTGCAAAAGGCTTACAAGAATTGATTGTAGAAGCTTCAAAAGCAAATCTGATTAATACAGATAGTAAAGGTTTAAAAAACGCAAATGATTTAAAAATTGCTCCAAATAAAACAGAAAAATCAACTTCTAAAGTAACTACAGAAAATGGCTGGTTAACTTTTGAAGGAAAAGTAATTGCAGGAAAACAAACAAACGTAGCATGGTGGAGAGGTGATTTAAGTGATGATTTCGTAAAAAAATCTACACCGCATATCACACGTTTTGTACCTGGAAGAACAGGAAACGGATTGACCGATAAAGTACAGGAGACTGTAGATTATTTGACTAAAAATAATATCGTTGCCTTAGAACATAATTATGGTTTATGGTACGACAGAAGAATGGATGATCACGAACGCGTACGCCGAATTGATGATGATGTTTGGCCCCCGTTTTATGAACAGCCTTTCGCAAGAAGCGGGCAAGATCTAGCTTGGGATCATTTAAGTAAATATGATTTGACAAAATTCAATGATTGGTACTGGAGCCGTTTAGCTCAATTTGCAACGCTGGCAGAACCAAACGGACAATTGTTAATCAATCAGCAATATTTTCAGCACAATATTTTAGAAGCCGGAGCGCACTGGGCAAGTTCGCCTTGGCGTTCTGCAAACAATGTTAACAGCACAGGATTTCCAGAGCCACCGCCGTATGCAGGAGACAAACGTATTTTTATGGCGGAGCAGTTTTACGATATTACGAATGCACAAAGAAGAAAATTACATGAAGGTTTCATTAGAAAATCATTCGAAAACTTTCAGGAAAACAGTAACGTAATTCAGTTAACAAGTGCCGAATATACAGGTCCGTTACATTTTATGGAATTCTGGTTAGACCAAGCTCAAAAATGGAAAGATGAAACTGGTAAAAAAGGTTTAATCGGTTTAAGTGCTACGAAAGACGTTCAAGATGCTATTTTAAATGATGCTAAAAGAGTAAAAACCGTTGATGTAATCGATATTCGATATTGGTATTACAAAGAAGACGGTTCGACTTACGCTCCACAAGGAGGCGTTAATTTAGCACCGAGACAACATGCCAGAAAACTGAAAACAGGAAAAGAAACCGACAATCAGGTATATCGCGCCGTTCGTGAATACCGAGAAAAATATCCTGAAAAAGTCATTTTATATTCAACAGATGGTTCGTCAAGATTCGGATGGCCAGCATTAATGGCTGGAGCTTCATTGCCAAACATTCCGAAAATTGAATTGCCTCAATTTTATTCCGCTTTAAGCGAAATGAAATTAGTTGACGGAAATACGTTTTCAGACAATCTTTGGAAACTGGAAAACAAAGGAAAAAGCTATCTTTTTTACTTGAAAAACGACCAAGATATTACAATCGATTTAGCAAACGAAAAAGGAATATTTGAAGTATTCACAATTAATGCTTCGACAGGAAACATAACGAAAAAAGCAAATATCAGCGGAGGAAAACAAGTCACAATTCCACAAGCCGAAATAAAAGAAAAAGTGCTTTTTGTAGTGAAGAAATAA